One Paralichthys olivaceus isolate ysfri-2021 chromosome 8, ASM2471397v2, whole genome shotgun sequence genomic region harbors:
- the LOC109638259 gene encoding voltage-dependent calcium channel gamma-3 subunit-like isoform X1 has product MRLCNRGVMMLLTTAGAFCAFSLMTIAVGTDYWLYSRGMCRSKSQNDNETVRKNEEVLTHSGLWRTCCTEGTFRGVCKDIDHFAEDADYQQDAAEYLLRAVRASSLFPILSVGLLFLGGVCVAASEFYKSRYNVILSAGILFVSAGLSNIIGIIVYISANSGDPSQSDNKKSYSYGWSFYFGALSFVLAEMVGVLAVHVFIEKHRQLRTKGRPSLIKPPISRSSSYYRNRFYQNRSRRYSYRSNHSAADSTTQSFRASMMQEREPSLSAESKVAGMTGLATPVTMDSEFLLYTLTSSLKDGKVDMAVEDLNNAAAHNNTEMLPGNCAANRRTTPV; this is encoded by the exons ATGAGGCTGTGTAACCGGGGTGTGATGATGCTGCTGACCACAGCGGGGGCTTTCTGCGCCTTCAGCCTCATGACCATCGCAGTGGGCACGGACTACTGGCTCTACTCCCGCGGGATGTGTCGCTCCAAGAGCCAGAACGACAACGAGACCGTCCGCAAGAACGAGGAGGTCCTGACGCACTCCGGCCTGTGGAGGACCTGCTGCACTGAGG ggACGTTTCGGGGTGTTTGCAAAGACATTGATCACTTCGCTGAAGACGCAGACTATCAGCAGGATGCTGCAGAATATTTACTAC gaGCCGTCCGAGCCTCCAGCCTCTTCCCCATCCTCAGCGTGGGATTGTTATTTCTCGGAGGCGTGTGTGTAGCTGCCAGTGAGTTCTACAAGTCGCGCTACAACGTTATCCTCAGTGCGGGtattctctttgtctctgcag GTCTCAGTAACATCATCGGCATCATCGTGTACATATCGGCCAACTCAGGTGACCCCAGCCAGAGCGACAACAAGAAGAGCTACTCGTACGGCTGGTCATTTTACTTTGGTGCTCTGTCCTTCGTGCTGGCAGAGATGGTGGGCGTCCTGGCAGTGCACGTGTTCATAGAGAAACACAGGCAGCTGCGCACGAAAGGCCGGCCTTCCCTCATAAAGCCTCCAATCTCCCGCAGCTCATCCTACTACCGCAACCGATTCTACCAGAACCGCTCCCGCCGATATAGCTACAGGAGCAACCACAGTGCAGCGGACTCGACCACGCAGTCCTTCAGAGCTTCCATGATGCAAGAGCGAGAGCCGTCCCTCTCCGCTGAATCCAAAGTTGCCGGCATGACAGGGTTGGCAACACCAGTGACGATGGACTCAGAATTCCTGCTCTACACGCTTACCTCGTCGCTCAAAGACGGAAAGGTCGACATGGCTGTGGAGGATTTGAACAATGCAGCtgctcacaacaacacagagatgCTGCCTGGAAACTGTGCTGCCAACAGAAGGACCACGCCTGTGTGA
- the LOC109638259 gene encoding voltage-dependent calcium channel gamma-3 subunit-like isoform X2 encodes MRLCNRGVMMLLTTAGAFCAFSLMTIAVGTDYWLYSRGMCRSKSQNDNETVRKNEEVLTHSGLWRTCCTEGTFRGVCKDIDHFAEDADYQQDAAEYLLRLSNIIGIIVYISANSGDPSQSDNKKSYSYGWSFYFGALSFVLAEMVGVLAVHVFIEKHRQLRTKGRPSLIKPPISRSSSYYRNRFYQNRSRRYSYRSNHSAADSTTQSFRASMMQEREPSLSAESKVAGMTGLATPVTMDSEFLLYTLTSSLKDGKVDMAVEDLNNAAAHNNTEMLPGNCAANRRTTPV; translated from the exons ATGAGGCTGTGTAACCGGGGTGTGATGATGCTGCTGACCACAGCGGGGGCTTTCTGCGCCTTCAGCCTCATGACCATCGCAGTGGGCACGGACTACTGGCTCTACTCCCGCGGGATGTGTCGCTCCAAGAGCCAGAACGACAACGAGACCGTCCGCAAGAACGAGGAGGTCCTGACGCACTCCGGCCTGTGGAGGACCTGCTGCACTGAGG ggACGTTTCGGGGTGTTTGCAAAGACATTGATCACTTCGCTGAAGACGCAGACTATCAGCAGGATGCTGCAGAATATTTACTAC GTCTCAGTAACATCATCGGCATCATCGTGTACATATCGGCCAACTCAGGTGACCCCAGCCAGAGCGACAACAAGAAGAGCTACTCGTACGGCTGGTCATTTTACTTTGGTGCTCTGTCCTTCGTGCTGGCAGAGATGGTGGGCGTCCTGGCAGTGCACGTGTTCATAGAGAAACACAGGCAGCTGCGCACGAAAGGCCGGCCTTCCCTCATAAAGCCTCCAATCTCCCGCAGCTCATCCTACTACCGCAACCGATTCTACCAGAACCGCTCCCGCCGATATAGCTACAGGAGCAACCACAGTGCAGCGGACTCGACCACGCAGTCCTTCAGAGCTTCCATGATGCAAGAGCGAGAGCCGTCCCTCTCCGCTGAATCCAAAGTTGCCGGCATGACAGGGTTGGCAACACCAGTGACGATGGACTCAGAATTCCTGCTCTACACGCTTACCTCGTCGCTCAAAGACGGAAAGGTCGACATGGCTGTGGAGGATTTGAACAATGCAGCtgctcacaacaacacagagatgCTGCCTGGAAACTGTGCTGCCAACAGAAGGACCACGCCTGTGTGA